TGGCCGCCGAACCGCGTGTGTCGGCCGAGAAGGCGATCGCGTAAGCCGTCTGACACCTAGGGTGGTCCACGTGGACAGCACCGGTACTGATCGCTTCGGCACCGATCGGTTCGAGGCCGGCCGGAACCGGCTGGCCTCGTTGGCGTACCGGCTCCTCGGCTCCGCCGCCGACGCCGAAGACGCCGTGCAGGATGCGTTCCTGCACTGGCAGGCGGCTGACCGGCAGCGGATCGAGGTGCCGGAGGCCTGGTTGACCAAGGTCGTCACCAACCTGTGCCTCGACCGGCTCCGCTCGGCACAAGCCCGCCGCGAACGCAGCGCCGGTGCCTGGCTGCCCGAACCCCTCCTGGACGGCGACCCGATGCTCGGACCGGCCGACACGTTCGTGCAGCGCGAATCGGTCTCCCTGGCCGTGCTGACGCTCATGGAGCGCCTGTCACCCGTCGAGCGGGCCGTCTATGTCCTGCGCGAAGCGTTCGCCTATGGCCACGCCGAGATCGCCGAGATCCTCGACATCACCGAGTCCGCGAGCCAGCAGCATCTTCACCGGGCCCGGCGCCGCATCACCACCGCGCGCCGCGGCGGCGAAGTCGACCCGGCGTCGGCCCGCAGGATCGTCGAGGAGTTCCTCGCCGCTGCCTCCTCGGGCCGCACCGAACGGCTGGTGGCGCTGCTCACCGACGACGCGATCGCGATCTCCGACGGGGCCGGCCTGACCGAGAAGCTGTTGCGGTTCGACACTCCGCAGCGCATCGCCGCCGTCGCACGGGCCGGCTTCAAGCCCACACCCGCCAAGCAGCGCCTTGCCGGCGGCATCTCCGCCGTCCACTACGCGCTCGTCAACGGCGCCCCCGCCATCCTCTTCGTGCCCGGCGACCGAGTCGTCGGCGCCGTGACATTCGACATCGTCGACGGCAGGATCGCCACCGTGCGCGGCATCGCCGCCCCCACCCGCCTCGGTCGCCTCGCCGAAGCCTGGCGGAAGCACGAACCGGACACGCCGCTCATCACGCGCTGGTGACCCGACGCCGACCAGGAGGGTGCTGACGGCGAAGCCGCCGTCTCGCCAGAGGCGATGGACGCCGATCGCGCGCCAGGCGGACTTCGGCGAGGCGCTGTGCAGGGATCCACAGTGCCGTGCCGGCCGCCTCTCGCCGCGATGTCAACGGGTCATGAGCGGTGCCATGAGCTCGCGGGCGAAGTCGTCGACGGATCGTGGGGCGTGCCCGGTCAGCCGGAGCACGGAGTCGGTGGTGTGGTCGTTCGCGCCTTCCCGGAGCAGCTGGAAGACGCCCACCACTCCCTCCGCGAGCCACGCCGGCATGCCCGCCCCGAGCATGCCGGCAAGGGTGGCCTCGTCGGGGACGGAGACGTACTCCACCGCCCGTCCGAGGGCGGTGGAGAGCCGGCCGGCGACCTCCGTGAAGGTGATGGCCTCGGGGCCGGTGATCACCTGGGTCTCTCCGTCCCCGCTCCGGCCGCAGAGCACCGAGACCGCGCAGGCGGCCACGTCACGGGGGTCGATCATGGCGACACGGGCGTCGTCCGCGGGCAGGAAGATCCGTCCGGCCTGCCCGATCGTCGGCAGTGAACCGAGGAGGTTCGACATCAGGAAAGCGGACCGGAGAATCACGTAGGGGATTCCGGCCGAGCGCAGGTGGTGCTCGATGCGGCCGTGT
This is a stretch of genomic DNA from Streptomyces sp. R44. It encodes these proteins:
- a CDS encoding sigma-70 family RNA polymerase sigma factor, translating into MDSTGTDRFGTDRFEAGRNRLASLAYRLLGSAADAEDAVQDAFLHWQAADRQRIEVPEAWLTKVVTNLCLDRLRSAQARRERSAGAWLPEPLLDGDPMLGPADTFVQRESVSLAVLTLMERLSPVERAVYVLREAFAYGHAEIAEILDITESASQQHLHRARRRITTARRGGEVDPASARRIVEEFLAAASSGRTERLVALLTDDAIAISDGAGLTEKLLRFDTPQRIAAVARAGFKPTPAKQRLAGGISAVHYALVNGAPAILFVPGDRVVGAVTFDIVDGRIATVRGIAAPTRLGRLAEAWRKHEPDTPLITRW
- a CDS encoding SDR family oxidoreductase, with the protein product MTTVVVTGATGNVGRHAVSELRRRGIPPRALTRNPERATAVLGPDADLAQGDFTDPASLRAAFSGAEQAFLICANDPRQVENAAQAIEAAATAGVRRVVLLSTVGAEVGSAKTFADQHGRIEHHLRSAGIPYVILRSAFLMSNLLGSLPTIGQAGRIFLPADDARVAMIDPRDVAACAVSVLCGRSGDGETQVITGPEAITFTEVAGRLSTALGRAVEYVSVPDEATLAGMLGAGMPAWLAEGVVGVFQLLREGANDHTTDSVLRLTGHAPRSVDDFARELMAPLMTR